One window of Fusobacterium polymorphum genomic DNA carries:
- a CDS encoding YopX family protein: MNREIKFRAWYKEKKRIGKVLGIDILHKEIYFSNEDVDCYGHTEFKDIELMQYTGMKDVTEKEIYEGDVVKLVHTGIEISADRLEDLKRFVGIIKYENGIFKIVRTEKSLIESKYFEMEQKKVSEIFIYSKLYDLEVIGNIFENKELLEIKNG; encoded by the coding sequence ATGAATAGAGAAATTAAATTTAGAGCTTGGTATAAAGAAAAAAAGAGAATAGGGAAAGTTTTAGGTATTGATATTCTTCATAAAGAAATATACTTTTCAAATGAAGATGTTGATTGTTATGGACATACAGAGTTTAAAGATATAGAACTTATGCAATACACAGGAATGAAGGATGTAACTGAAAAAGAAATATATGAGGGAGATGTGGTAAAACTAGTCCATACAGGAATTGAAATATCAGCTGATAGATTAGAAGATTTAAAAAGATTTGTAGGAATCATTAAATATGAAAATGGAATATTTAAAATAGTTAGGACAGAAAAAAGCTTGATAGAAAGTAAATATTTTGAGATGGAACAGAAAAAAGTTTCTGAAATTTTTATCTATTCAAAATTATATGATTTAGAAGTTATAGGAAATATTTTTGAAAACAAAGAACTATTGGAGATAAAAAATGGATAA